Proteins co-encoded in one Rhopalosiphum maidis isolate BTI-1 chromosome 2, ASM367621v3, whole genome shotgun sequence genomic window:
- the LOC113554129 gene encoding uncharacterized protein LOC113554129, with the protein MSFQSLDLLLQQADVSENKNFTKKSDKINLQTPFGLNDLMFDDNELYSCDQDITSSMSQLHLNNQVTGECQNISDYISKHLSLLSSDEPKLSVVENTNKIEPKLPLSDVKNGCFNNIKCEDKTNSKQPLNNKSSYIKKYKIFRTKSLAKVRKSPLEKPDSGLSLTLGRKYPKSSLNLMNNYLCNVLIETRSRGFKFNTPSPDESVLSWMDIVRQMPNK; encoded by the coding sequence ATGTCTTTTCAATCATTAGATCTTCTCTTACAACAAGCAGATGTatcggaaaataaaaattttacgaaaaaatCAGACAAGATTAATTTACAAACACCATTTGGCTTGAATGATTTGATGTTTGATGACAATGAGTTATATTCTTGTGATCAAGATATTACATCTTCAATGTCACAACTACATCTTAATAATCAAGTGACTGGTGAATGCCAAAACATATCagattatataagtaaacatttatcattattatcttcGGATGAACCTAAACTTTCAGTTGttgaaaatactaataaaattgaacCAAAACTACCTCTTTCTGACGTGAAAAATGggtgtttcaataatattaaatgtgaaGATAAAACTAACTCTAAGCAACCTCTAAACAATAAAAGtagctatattaaaaaatacaaaatattccgTACTAAATCATTAGCTAAGGTGCGGAAATCACCTTTAGAAAAACCAGATTCAGGTTTAAGTTTAACATTGGGACGAAAATACCCAAAATCAAGTTTAaacttaatgaataattatctcTGTAATGTATTGATCGAAACGCGAAGCCGCGggttcaaatttaacaccCCTTCTCCGGACGAATCAGTGTTATCTTGGATGGATATTGTTAGACAAATgcccaataaataa